In the Phaeobacter gallaeciensis genome, one interval contains:
- a CDS encoding TetR/AcrR family transcriptional regulator, with amino-acid sequence MNRLTADPMLSDPKAQTILESAWQAFSAYGFRKTSMDDIARGAGMSRPAVYLHFRNKEAIFTALVEAYYRQAREDIRAALEGEGTQADRVAYAFAAHGGATMEAMMSSAHGLELFEAGMSVAPEAIEAGEVALAGAYAEWLQKRDLPEAVGTAAEVAQVFCAALKGIKHTAPDYPTYRMRVSQLAALMVRALEGL; translated from the coding sequence ATGAACCGTCTTACCGCTGATCCCATGTTGTCCGACCCAAAGGCCCAGACCATACTCGAGTCTGCCTGGCAGGCTTTTTCGGCCTATGGGTTCCGCAAAACCTCGATGGACGACATAGCGCGTGGGGCAGGGATGTCCCGTCCGGCGGTCTATCTTCACTTTCGCAACAAGGAAGCGATCTTCACGGCTCTGGTCGAAGCCTATTACCGGCAGGCGCGCGAAGACATCCGCGCGGCGCTAGAGGGAGAGGGCACTCAGGCCGACCGCGTTGCGTATGCCTTTGCCGCCCATGGCGGGGCAACGATGGAGGCGATGATGTCTTCGGCGCATGGGCTGGAACTGTTCGAGGCAGGTATGAGCGTCGCGCCAGAGGCCATCGAGGCGGGCGAGGTGGCGCTGGCTGGGGCCTATGCCGAATGGCTGCAGAAAAGAGATCTGCCCGAAGCCGTCGGAACGGCCGCAGAGGTGGCGCAGGTGTTTTGCGCCGCGCTCAAAGGGATCAAGCATACGGCGCCCGATTACCCAACTTATCGCATGCGTGTTTCGCAGCTTGCCGCGCTGATGGTACGGGCGCTCGAAGGCCTTTAA
- a CDS encoding NAD(P)(+) transhydrogenase (Re/Si-specific) subunit beta, translating into MEYGFTTAAYVVAAVLFILSLGGLSGQESAKRAVWYGIAGMALAVFATLIGPGSGLWLLSLVLIAGGGIIGYFLANRVQMTQMPELVAAMHSLVGLAAVFVGFIAHVELGRVMAMDDSAKASLDGFAKLLAKKDGVEIAILRVELFLGIFIGAVTFTGSVIAYGKLAGKVGSAATKLPGGHMLNAGAAAISLLALIWYFNTGALLPLFLMTLMALFIGYHLIMGIGGADMPVVVSMLNSYSGWAAAAIGFSLGNDLLIVVGALVGSSGAILSYIMCKAMNRSFISVILGGFGGTSGPAMEVEGEQVAIDADGVAQALEEADNIIIIPGYGMAVAQAQQSVSELTKRLRAKGKNVRFAIHPVAGRLPGHMNVLLAEAKVPYDIVLEMDEINEDFPETDVAIVIGSNDIVNPAAQEDPNSPIAGMPVLECWKAKQVFVSKRGQGTGYSGIENPLFYKENTRMFYGDAKKSLDDLLTKIS; encoded by the coding sequence ATGGAATACGGATTTACCACGGCGGCCTATGTGGTCGCGGCTGTTCTCTTCATCCTCTCGCTGGGTGGTCTGTCGGGACAGGAAAGCGCAAAACGTGCGGTCTGGTACGGGATCGCGGGCATGGCGCTGGCGGTTTTCGCCACGCTGATCGGCCCCGGTTCGGGCCTGTGGCTGCTGTCGCTGGTGCTGATCGCAGGTGGCGGCATCATCGGCTATTTCCTGGCCAACCGGGTGCAGATGACCCAAATGCCGGAACTGGTTGCGGCGATGCACTCGCTGGTCGGTCTGGCGGCGGTTTTCGTGGGCTTTATCGCCCATGTAGAACTGGGGCGCGTTATGGCCATGGACGACAGCGCCAAAGCCTCGCTTGATGGCTTTGCCAAGCTGCTGGCCAAGAAGGACGGCGTCGAGATTGCTATCCTGCGGGTCGAGCTGTTCCTCGGTATCTTCATTGGTGCTGTGACCTTTACCGGCTCTGTCATTGCCTATGGCAAACTGGCGGGCAAGGTTGGCTCGGCAGCGACGAAACTGCCCGGCGGTCACATGCTGAATGCAGGCGCGGCGGCGATCTCTTTGCTGGCTCTGATCTGGTACTTCAACACCGGCGCGCTGTTGCCGCTGTTCCTGATGACCCTGATGGCGCTGTTCATCGGCTACCACCTGATCATGGGCATCGGCGGCGCCGACATGCCGGTGGTTGTTTCGATGCTGAACAGCTACTCGGGCTGGGCTGCGGCTGCGATCGGTTTCTCCCTTGGCAACGACCTGCTGATCGTTGTGGGTGCGCTGGTTGGCTCCTCGGGTGCGATCCTCTCTTACATCATGTGTAAGGCGATGAACCGCTCCTTCATCTCGGTGATCCTGGGCGGCTTTGGCGGCACTTCGGGTCCTGCGATGGAAGTCGAGGGCGAACAGGTTGCGATCGACGCCGACGGTGTTGCGCAGGCTCTGGAAGAGGCCGACAACATCATCATCATCCCGGGCTACGGCATGGCCGTTGCACAGGCACAGCAGTCGGTTTCCGAGCTGACCAAGCGTCTGCGCGCCAAGGGCAAGAACGTGCGCTTTGCGATTCACCCGGTTGCGGGTCGTCTGCCGGGCCACATGAACGTTCTCTTGGCCGAAGCGAAGGTGCCTTATGACATCGTTCTGGAAATGGACGAGATCAACGAGGACTTCCCGGAAACTGATGTGGCCATCGTTATTGGTTCCAATGACATCGTGAACCCTGCTGCGCAGGAAGACCCCAACAGCCCCATCGCCGGTATGCCGGTTCTAGAATGCTGGAAGGCGAAGCAGGTCTTCGTGTCCAAGCGCGGCCAGGGCACCGGCTACTCCGGCATCGAGAACCCGCTGTTCTACAAAGAGAACACCCGGATGTTCTACGGCGATGCGAAAAAATCGCTGGACGATCTGCTGACCAAGATCAGCTGA
- a CDS encoding SDR family NAD(P)-dependent oxidoreductase, with amino-acid sequence MTSQDTTSLAGKHALVTGGGTGIGLAIARALAAQGAEVTITGRRQEVLEEVATKGLHPMAMDVRDEDDIVTKIQAAVDARGPIQICVANAGVAEGKALHKTTLDFWRNMMATNLDGAFLTIRECLKSMRETDWGRVITVSSIAGLRGLKGGACYSASKHGMIGLTRALSEDYLGTPFTFNAICPGYVDTPIVERNITSISARAGVSEDEALKIMTHANRHQRLIEPEEVSAAAMWLCGPGSQSINGQTIEISGGQT; translated from the coding sequence ATGACATCACAAGACACGACATCGCTGGCAGGAAAACATGCGCTGGTCACGGGCGGCGGCACCGGGATCGGCCTGGCCATCGCCCGCGCCCTGGCCGCGCAAGGCGCCGAAGTCACCATCACCGGACGGCGACAGGAGGTGCTGGAGGAGGTCGCCACCAAGGGGCTGCACCCCATGGCGATGGATGTGCGCGACGAAGACGACATCGTGACCAAGATCCAGGCCGCCGTCGATGCGCGGGGCCCGATCCAGATCTGCGTCGCAAATGCCGGCGTTGCCGAGGGCAAAGCGCTACACAAGACCACGCTCGATTTCTGGCGCAACATGATGGCGACCAATCTGGACGGTGCCTTCCTGACCATCCGCGAGTGTCTGAAATCCATGCGCGAAACCGATTGGGGCCGGGTCATCACCGTTTCCTCGATCGCGGGTCTGCGCGGGCTCAAGGGCGGTGCCTGCTATTCCGCCAGCAAACACGGCATGATCGGCCTCACCCGCGCGCTGAGCGAGGATTACCTCGGCACCCCCTTCACCTTCAACGCGATCTGCCCGGGCTACGTAGATACCCCCATCGTGGAGCGAAACATCACCTCGATCTCGGCCCGAGCCGGTGTCAGCGAAGATGAAGCGCTGAAGATCATGACCCACGCCAACCGCCACCAGCGTCTGATCGAGCCGGAAGAAGTCTCGGCTGCGGCCATGTGGCTCTGCGGGCCCGGATCACAATCCATCAACGGGCAGACCATCGAAATCTCCGGCGGCCAGACCTGA
- the kynU gene encoding kynureninase, with translation MTDFAATKAMFDLPEGVIYLDGNSLGPLPSAAKDRVANMMTEEWGKMLITGWNKAGWMQKSTAVGNRIARLIGAEEDHVIMGDTLSIKVYQAVASALEMNPSRKVVLSDNGNFPSDLYIVQGLLKSLGAEYELRVVDPEVVAENITDDVAVLMLTEVDYRTGRKHDMKTLTAKAHEAGALTVWDLAHSAGALPVDLAGCKADFAVGCTYKYLNSGPGGPAFIYVAPRHAEVARPALSGWLGHEAPFAFELDYRPGRGIERMRVGTPPVIQLTSLEAAMDIWDQVDMQDLRAKSIELCDLFIAEVEAACPELELASPRDGDQRGSQVSFRFREGYAAMQALIERGVIGDFRAPDIMRFGFTPLYIDADDVRAAVAIVKDVMTNDLWDNDAYKQRAAVT, from the coding sequence ATGACCGATTTTGCCGCCACCAAGGCCATGTTCGACCTGCCCGAAGGGGTGATCTACCTCGATGGCAACTCACTCGGCCCCCTGCCCAGCGCCGCCAAGGACCGCGTCGCCAACATGATGACCGAGGAATGGGGCAAGATGCTGATCACCGGCTGGAACAAGGCCGGATGGATGCAGAAATCCACCGCTGTCGGCAACCGCATCGCCCGGCTGATCGGCGCCGAAGAAGATCACGTGATCATGGGGGATACCCTGTCGATCAAGGTCTATCAGGCCGTCGCCTCGGCGCTGGAAATGAACCCGAGCCGCAAGGTGGTTCTGTCGGACAACGGCAACTTCCCGTCTGACCTCTACATCGTGCAGGGGCTGCTCAAATCGCTTGGCGCCGAGTATGAACTGCGCGTCGTCGACCCCGAGGTGGTGGCCGAGAACATCACCGATGATGTCGCTGTGCTGATGCTGACCGAGGTGGATTACCGCACCGGACGCAAGCACGACATGAAGACCCTCACCGCCAAGGCCCATGAGGCAGGCGCCCTGACCGTCTGGGATCTGGCGCATTCCGCAGGTGCCCTTCCGGTGGATCTGGCAGGCTGCAAGGCTGATTTCGCGGTCGGCTGCACCTACAAATACCTCAACAGCGGCCCCGGCGGCCCTGCCTTCATCTATGTGGCGCCGCGCCACGCCGAGGTTGCCCGCCCGGCGCTCTCTGGCTGGCTGGGACACGAGGCACCCTTTGCCTTTGAACTTGATTACCGGCCAGGCCGCGGCATCGAACGCATGCGGGTCGGCACGCCACCGGTGATCCAGCTGACCTCGCTGGAAGCAGCGATGGACATCTGGGACCAGGTCGACATGCAGGATCTGCGGGCAAAATCCATCGAGCTCTGTGATCTGTTCATCGCCGAGGTCGAAGCCGCCTGTCCCGAGCTGGAGCTTGCCTCGCCGCGCGATGGCGACCAGCGTGGCAGCCAGGTCTCCTTCCGCTTCCGCGAAGGCTATGCCGCGATGCAGGCTCTGATCGAACGCGGCGTGATCGGTGATTTCCGTGCCCCGGACATCATGCGCTTTGGCTTTACCCCGCTATATATCGACGCCGATGACGTGCGCGCCGCCGTGGCGATCGTGAAAGACGTGATGACCAACGATCTGTGGGACAATGACGCCTACAAACAACGCGCCGCCGTGACCTGA
- a CDS encoding (2Fe-2S)-binding protein → MPTTLRINGSDHEVDLPQDVPLLWVLRDEIGLTGTKFGCGIAACGACTVHIDGVATRSCQVALGDVWGEVTTIEGVGTPEAMAAIQQAWVDHQVAQCGYCQSGQIMQAASLLAENPAPSDSDIDDAMQGNLCRCGTYPRIRAAIHTAAKLMQEA, encoded by the coding sequence ATGCCAACCACGCTCAGGATCAACGGAAGCGACCACGAGGTGGATCTGCCGCAGGATGTACCCCTGCTCTGGGTCCTGCGTGATGAAATCGGCCTTACGGGCACCAAGTTCGGCTGCGGCATTGCGGCCTGCGGTGCCTGCACCGTGCATATCGACGGGGTGGCGACGCGCTCCTGCCAGGTGGCGCTTGGCGATGTCTGGGGTGAGGTCACCACCATCGAAGGCGTCGGCACACCCGAAGCCATGGCTGCAATCCAGCAAGCCTGGGTCGATCATCAGGTGGCACAATGTGGCTATTGCCAGTCCGGGCAGATCATGCAGGCTGCAAGCCTGCTGGCCGAGAACCCAGCGCCTAGCGACAGCGATATCGACGACGCCATGCAGGGGAACCTGTGCCGCTGCGGCACCTATCCCCGCATCCGCGCTGCCATCCATACCGCCGCCAAGTTGATGCAGGAGGCGTGA
- a CDS encoding MBL fold metallo-hydrolase: MKPIFTAALIATFSAGAAWASEDIADQYPQSELYSKPVEVIPHVFSAIGATAPPTYENSGHNNNLSFIVTDEGVVVINGGASVRLAAALHDEIKAVTDQPVVLVINENGQGHAMLGNSYWVDQGVDILAHVDAIEAFTEEADFILQGMEGYNRDKAEGTRVVTPNLSFEDNYDLTLGGVEIKVMHMGPAHDPGDTQVWLPQWNMLIAGDMAFHERMLPIFEGTCTSCWLETWETKMEPLNPTYVIPGHGHPTNLAQVRRYTYDYLTDLRAKIGAHIDEGGDLAGAYYVDQERWKGLDTFEELATKNAGRVFEEMEWE; this comes from the coding sequence ATGAAACCGATTTTTACCGCCGCATTGATTGCGACATTTAGCGCGGGCGCCGCATGGGCCAGCGAAGACATTGCCGATCAGTACCCGCAATCCGAGCTATATTCCAAACCGGTCGAGGTGATCCCGCATGTGTTTTCCGCCATCGGAGCCACCGCGCCGCCGACCTACGAGAACTCAGGACACAACAACAATTTGTCATTTATCGTGACCGACGAGGGCGTCGTGGTCATCAACGGCGGCGCTTCGGTGCGTCTGGCGGCGGCGCTGCACGATGAGATCAAGGCGGTGACCGATCAGCCGGTGGTTCTTGTGATCAATGAAAACGGCCAGGGCCATGCGATGCTTGGTAATTCCTACTGGGTCGATCAGGGCGTCGATATTCTGGCGCATGTGGATGCGATCGAAGCCTTCACCGAAGAAGCCGATTTCATCCTGCAGGGCATGGAGGGCTACAACCGCGACAAGGCCGAAGGCACCCGGGTCGTGACGCCAAACCTAAGTTTTGAAGACAATTACGACCTGACTCTTGGCGGGGTAGAGATCAAGGTCATGCACATGGGGCCCGCGCATGACCCGGGGGATACGCAGGTCTGGCTGCCGCAATGGAACATGCTGATTGCCGGTGACATGGCCTTTCACGAACGCATGCTGCCGATCTTTGAAGGGACCTGTACCTCCTGCTGGCTGGAAACCTGGGAGACCAAGATGGAGCCGCTGAACCCGACCTATGTGATCCCGGGGCACGGCCATCCGACCAACCTCGCGCAGGTGCGCCGCTACACCTACGACTACCTCACGGATCTGCGAGCGAAGATCGGCGCCCATATCGACGAGGGTGGTGATCTGGCTGGCGCTTACTATGTGGACCAGGAACGCTGGAAGGGGCTCGATACCTTCGAGGAACTCGCCACCAAGAACGCCGGGCGGGTCTTCGAGGAAATGGAGTGGGAATGA
- the kynA gene encoding tryptophan 2,3-dioxygenase, whose protein sequence is MSKCPLNSPFDPAEDGAEMSFDGRMSYGDYLSLDAILTAQKPLSDAHDEMLFIIQHQTSELWMRLAVHELHAARDCLLAGDSRQAFKMLARVARIFEQLNSAWDVLRTMTPSDYTHFRDSLGQSSGFQSYQYRLIEFMLGNRNKAMLRPHAHDADVTALLENELSQPSLYDVALRLLSNSLPLPAQVLSRDVSLPYQASDAVMQAWTTIYQAPETHWELYELAEKLVDFEDYFRRWRFNHVTTVERVIGFKRGTGGTGGVSYLKRMLEVELFPELWHLRTEL, encoded by the coding sequence ATGAGCAAATGCCCTCTTAACTCTCCCTTTGACCCGGCCGAGGACGGCGCCGAAATGTCCTTTGACGGGCGCATGTCCTATGGCGACTACCTGTCGCTGGACGCGATCCTGACAGCGCAAAAGCCGCTGAGCGACGCCCATGACGAGATGCTGTTCATCATCCAGCATCAGACCAGCGAATTGTGGATGCGCCTTGCGGTGCACGAGTTGCACGCCGCCCGCGATTGCCTGCTGGCCGGTGATTCCCGGCAGGCGTTCAAGATGCTGGCCCGAGTGGCCCGGATCTTTGAGCAGCTGAATTCGGCCTGGGATGTGCTGCGCACGATGACGCCCTCGGACTACACTCATTTCCGGGATTCACTGGGGCAGAGTTCGGGCTTTCAATCCTATCAGTACCGGTTGATTGAGTTCATGCTGGGCAACCGGAACAAAGCCATGCTGCGCCCCCACGCCCATGATGCGGATGTGACAGCCCTCTTGGAGAATGAACTGTCGCAGCCCTCGCTTTACGATGTGGCCCTGCGGCTTCTGTCGAACAGCCTGCCGCTGCCTGCCCAGGTGCTGAGCCGGGATGTCTCCTTGCCCTACCAAGCCAGCGACGCGGTTATGCAGGCTTGGACCACTATCTATCAGGCCCCCGAGACCCATTGGGAGCTGTATGAGCTGGCCGAAAAACTAGTCGATTTCGAGGATTACTTCCGCCGCTGGCGGTTCAACCATGTGACCACCGTGGAACGAGTGATCGGCTTCAAACGCGGTACCGGCGGCACCGGCGGGGTCAGCTATCTGAAACGCATGCTGGAAGTGGAGCTGTTCCCCGAACTCTGGCACCTGCGCACCGAGCTGTAA
- a CDS encoding methyltransferase family protein produces MRWIDMPPVWLFACLILAWLQASYLTYGLTFGGAWADFLGGILVGGGILLMLLAVVEMRRQHTTIIPHQTPSRLVQSGIFSRSRNPIYLGDILVLAGLILRFDAVLSLPLVPIFVWILERRFIEPEENRMRRTFRQDWARYEGKVRRWV; encoded by the coding sequence ATGCGCTGGATTGATATGCCCCCCGTCTGGTTGTTTGCCTGCCTTATCCTGGCGTGGCTACAGGCCAGCTATCTGACCTATGGGCTGACCTTTGGCGGGGCGTGGGCGGATTTCCTTGGTGGAATATTGGTCGGGGGGGGCATCCTTCTGATGCTGCTTGCGGTGGTCGAGATGCGGCGCCAGCACACCACCATCATTCCCCACCAGACACCAAGCCGCTTGGTGCAATCGGGGATCTTCAGCCGCAGCCGCAATCCCATTTATCTGGGCGACATCCTGGTTCTGGCCGGGCTTATCCTTCGGTTTGACGCGGTGCTGTCCTTGCCGCTGGTGCCGATATTCGTCTGGATTCTGGAACGGCGATTCATCGAACCCGAAGAAAACAGAATGCGGCGGACATTCCGTCAGGACTGGGCGCGCTACGAAGGAAAGGTACGCCGCTGGGTCTAA
- a CDS encoding YeeE/YedE family protein, with product MFETFGFEETTARQASVLFALGLGLVFGALAQLTRFCLRRTIDGSDRREAAGVWAMALAIAVLGTQAAVLQGWISFDDHRLLAADLPVLAVIAGGLMFGAGMILTRGCVSRLMVLSGSGNLRALLVISVFAITAHATLKGVLAPLRTSLGAVTVPLGDYATLAALPGGALVWGLLIALAALAIALRSGNRIPVLVGAAVIGLLVPLAWVGTGFVLFDEFDPIAMESLSFTAPSADTLFYVVASSAVSGSFGTGLVGGVLVGALVAALLTGQFKWQSFESPAQTGRYLAGAVLMGIGGVLAGGCTVGAGLAGVPTLGVAALLAILSILLGGSLTQALLSADPSGSAGRRATPAPQPAE from the coding sequence ATGTTCGAAACGTTCGGTTTTGAAGAGACCACCGCACGCCAGGCTTCTGTCCTGTTCGCGTTGGGGCTGGGCCTTGTCTTTGGCGCGCTGGCGCAATTGACCCGGTTCTGCCTGCGTCGCACCATCGACGGCAGTGACCGCCGCGAAGCCGCTGGCGTCTGGGCCATGGCGCTGGCCATTGCTGTGCTCGGCACCCAGGCCGCTGTCCTGCAGGGCTGGATCAGCTTTGACGATCACCGCCTACTCGCCGCAGATCTGCCGGTGCTGGCCGTCATCGCCGGAGGTCTGATGTTCGGTGCCGGCATGATCCTGACCCGGGGCTGCGTGTCCCGGCTAATGGTTCTCAGCGGCAGTGGCAACCTGCGCGCCCTGCTGGTCATCTCGGTCTTTGCGATCACCGCCCATGCCACGCTGAAGGGTGTTCTGGCGCCACTGCGCACCAGCCTTGGCGCCGTCACTGTTCCGCTTGGCGATTACGCCACGCTGGCGGCCCTGCCCGGCGGCGCGCTCGTCTGGGGCCTGCTGATTGCGCTCGCCGCACTTGCCATTGCCCTGCGCTCTGGCAACCGTATCCCTGTGCTGGTTGGCGCGGCTGTGATTGGCCTGCTGGTCCCGCTGGCCTGGGTCGGCACTGGCTTTGTGCTGTTTGACGAATTCGATCCCATCGCGATGGAAAGCCTGTCCTTCACCGCGCCGTCTGCTGACACCCTGTTCTACGTCGTCGCCTCCAGCGCCGTCTCCGGCAGCTTTGGCACCGGTCTGGTGGGTGGCGTTCTGGTCGGCGCACTTGTTGCGGCCCTGCTGACCGGACAGTTCAAGTGGCAGAGCTTTGAAAGCCCCGCCCAGACAGGACGCTATCTGGCAGGTGCCGTACTAATGGGCATCGGCGGCGTGCTGGCCGGTGGCTGCACCGTTGGCGCCGGTCTGGCCGGGGTTCCCACCCTTGGCGTGGCTGCCCTGCTGGCGATCTTGTCGATCCTGCTGGGCGGCAGCCTCACCCAAGCGCTGCTCAGTGCAGACCCTTCCGGATCCGCCGGACGGCGAGCCACACCAGCCCCACAACCGGCAGAGTGA
- a CDS encoding DUF3422 family protein: MPPIQDHPLRYQLANELHARPFPTMKSPSTVIYLAVKQPEEAVHRDRGLDLAHLIDLLDRHGAPHPKPGATHHAAQLGRHTLKWEQHTEFVSYTLYSDGVSERPFDPVDFEVLPGDWLEQAPGQRITSLMLRVLPRPDTAEIKSKLQDWLVPESMAVSQVLDDNAVVAGDFRIDPAGHMRFAAFVNRETGSRRIGRIVQRLCEIETYRAMSMLGFSRARGLSPTIGGLDTHLSEIMAEMTGSSVPAEQTLSHLLTVSAELEAMAARAAFRFGATGAYEALVNQRIRLLREERLEGFQTFAEFMLRRYEPAMRTVKSTEKRLVTLADRARRAGELLRTRVDVERSAQNQALLESMDRRADMALRLQHTVEGLSVVAISYYAVSLASYALYPLAGPLGLSKGMMTALITLPVVGLVWLAVRRIRKGLH, encoded by the coding sequence ATGCCCCCGATCCAGGATCACCCGTTGCGCTATCAGCTTGCCAATGAGCTGCACGCGCGTCCTTTTCCGACCATGAAAAGCCCAAGCACCGTGATCTATCTGGCGGTGAAACAGCCCGAGGAAGCCGTGCACCGGGACCGCGGCTTGGATCTTGCGCATCTGATCGATCTGCTGGACCGCCACGGCGCGCCGCACCCGAAACCGGGCGCCACCCATCATGCGGCCCAGCTGGGGCGCCACACCCTGAAGTGGGAACAGCACACCGAATTCGTCAGCTACACGCTCTACAGTGACGGTGTCAGCGAACGGCCCTTTGACCCGGTTGATTTCGAGGTGCTGCCTGGCGATTGGCTGGAACAGGCGCCGGGGCAGCGGATCACCTCACTGATGCTCCGTGTCCTGCCACGTCCTGACACGGCGGAGATCAAATCAAAGCTGCAGGACTGGCTGGTGCCCGAAAGCATGGCGGTGTCGCAGGTGCTGGATGACAATGCGGTGGTGGCCGGGGATTTCCGGATCGATCCGGCGGGGCACATGCGGTTTGCTGCCTTCGTGAACCGCGAAACCGGCAGCCGCAGGATTGGCCGCATCGTGCAGCGCCTGTGCGAGATCGAGACCTATCGCGCCATGTCGATGCTGGGCTTTTCCCGTGCCCGGGGACTGTCGCCCACCATCGGCGGGCTTGACACCCATCTGAGTGAAATTATGGCGGAAATGACCGGCAGCAGCGTTCCGGCAGAACAGACCCTGTCGCACCTTCTGACGGTCTCGGCCGAGCTGGAGGCGATGGCCGCCCGGGCGGCCTTCCGCTTTGGCGCCACCGGCGCTTATGAGGCGCTGGTGAACCAGCGGATCAGGCTGTTGCGGGAGGAACGTCTGGAAGGCTTCCAGACCTTCGCGGAATTCATGCTGCGCCGCTATGAGCCGGCCATGCGTACGGTGAAGTCCACCGAAAAGCGGCTGGTGACGCTGGCTGATCGGGCACGCAGGGCGGGGGAGCTTTTGCGCACCCGGGTGGATGTGGAGCGCAGCGCGCAGAATCAGGCCTTGCTGGAAAGCATGGACCGCCGCGCCGATATGGCGCTGCGGCTTCAGCATACGGTCGAGGGGCTGTCTGTGGTGGCAATCAGCTACTATGCGGTGTCGCTGGCGTCCTATGCGCTTTATCCCCTTGCCGGGCCGCTGGGGCTCAGCAAGGGGATGATGACCGCGCTGATCACTCTGCCGGTTGTGGGGCTGGTGTGGCTCGCCGTCCGGCGGATCCGGAAGGGTCTGCACTGA
- a CDS encoding Re/Si-specific NAD(P)(+) transhydrogenase subunit alpha encodes MRIGTPKEVMKGEARVAMTPDSAKQLQKLGYDCAIETGAGQLAGFSDAAYEEAGVEIVKTAAALWKTSDIVAKVRIPTDTELKRMTAGKTLISFFNPGGNEEGLELARSKGANVIAMEMVPRISRAQKMDALSSMANIAGYRAVIEAGNNFGRFFTGQITAAGKVPPAKVLVVGAGVAGLAAIGASTSLGAVTYAFDVRPEVAEQVESMGAEFVYLDFEEEQQDGAATGGYAAVSSPEFREAQLAKFRELAPEVDIVITTALIPNREAPKLWLEDMVAAMKPGSVIVDLAAEKGGNVEGTVMDEKVVTDNGVTIIGYTDFPSRMAAQSSTLYATNIRHMMTDLTPEKDGQIVHDMEDDVIRGATVTFDKEITFPPPPPKVQAIAAQKKPEAPKELTAEEKRAQEIAAFKQQTKQQVTLLVIGAALLLGVGLVAPASFMQHFIVFVLAVFVGFQVIWGVAHSLHTPLMAVTNAISSIIILGALMQIGSGSFLVILLAALSVFMAGINIFGGFLVTRRMLAMFQKS; translated from the coding sequence GTGAGAATAGGTACACCAAAGGAAGTAATGAAAGGCGAGGCGCGCGTCGCGATGACGCCGGACTCTGCCAAGCAGCTGCAAAAGCTCGGCTATGACTGCGCCATCGAAACCGGTGCCGGTCAACTGGCTGGTTTCAGCGATGCCGCCTATGAAGAGGCTGGAGTCGAAATCGTGAAAACCGCAGCCGCGCTGTGGAAGACATCGGATATCGTCGCCAAGGTGCGCATTCCGACTGACACCGAATTGAAGCGGATGACAGCGGGTAAGACGCTGATCTCCTTCTTCAACCCCGGTGGCAACGAGGAAGGCCTGGAACTGGCGCGCTCCAAGGGCGCCAATGTCATCGCCATGGAAATGGTGCCGCGCATCAGCCGCGCGCAGAAGATGGACGCGCTGTCCTCGATGGCGAATATCGCCGGCTACCGTGCCGTGATCGAGGCGGGCAACAACTTTGGCCGCTTCTTCACCGGTCAGATCACTGCTGCGGGCAAGGTGCCCCCGGCCAAGGTTCTGGTCGTTGGCGCAGGTGTGGCCGGTCTGGCAGCCATCGGCGCCTCCACCAGCCTGGGCGCTGTGACCTATGCGTTTGACGTGCGCCCGGAAGTGGCAGAGCAGGTCGAATCGATGGGCGCTGAGTTCGTCTACCTCGATTTCGAAGAGGAACAGCAGGACGGCGCGGCGACCGGCGGCTATGCGGCTGTCTCCAGCCCCGAGTTCCGCGAAGCACAGCTCGCAAAGTTCCGCGAACTGGCCCCCGAAGTGGACATCGTGATCACCACCGCGCTGATCCCCAACCGCGAAGCGCCCAAGCTCTGGCTTGAGGACATGGTTGCGGCGATGAAGCCGGGTTCGGTCATCGTCGACCTTGCAGCCGAAAAGGGCGGTAACGTCGAAGGCACCGTGATGGATGAGAAAGTTGTCACCGACAACGGCGTCACCATTATCGGCTACACTGACTTCCCGAGCCGTATGGCCGCGCAGTCCTCGACGCTTTATGCCACCAACATCCGTCACATGATGACCGACCTGACCCCTGAAAAGGACGGTCAGATCGTGCATGACATGGAAGACGACGTGATCCGTGGCGCAACGGTGACTTTCGACAAGGAAATCACCTTCCCGCCGCCGCCGCCAAAGGTTCAGGCCATCGCGGCGCAGAAGAAACCCGAAGCGCCGAAAGAACTGACCGCGGAAGAAAAGCGCGCGCAGGAAATCGCCGCCTTCAAACAGCAGACCAAGCAACAGGTCACCCTCTTGGTGATCGGTGCGGCGCTACTCTTGGGCGTGGGTCTCGTGGCTCCGGCCAGCTTCATGCAGCACTTTATCGTCTTCGTTCTGGCGGTCTTTGTCGGCTTCCAGGTGATCTGGGGCGTGGCGCACAGCCTGCACACACCTCTGATGGCGGTGACCAACGCGATCTCCTCGATCATCATCCTGGGCGCGCTGATGCAGATCGGCTCTGGCTCGTTCCTGGTGATCCTGCTGGCAGCGCTCTCGGTCTTCATGGCCGGTATCAATATTTTCGGCGGCTTCCTTGTGACACGGCGCATGCTCGCCATGTTCCAGAAGTCTTAA